The DNA region CATGGTAAGAGAAAAGGCGAAGACCGAAGCTCAGGCCCAAGAATTTCCCACTCAGGTAAATATAGTCGGGCttaaatgaaaaggaaaaatagattTAGAGGAAGAGGAAGGCATTAGTGTTACTAAAAGAAGATGTGAATTCAGCACAAAGACCAAAACTGAGGCACTGGAGGAATCGGCGGTGGCTGCTAGGCAGCACCGCCGGGAGCCATGAGTCTCCTGAGTTGGAACTGCAGAGGACTTGGGACACCCCGGTTAGTCAAAGTGCTGCAGGACATGATGCGGTGTTGGAGTCCCAGTATTGTCTTCTTATCAgagaaaaaatcaagaacaaagCGTATggagaaaatcaaaaataaagTTGGCCTAGCCAATGGTCTTATCGTCCCAAGCATTGGTAGAAGTGGAGGCCTAGCCCTCCTTTGATCTAGAGAGGTGGATTTAGAAACCAAGTCTTTCACAAAGAATCATATAGATGCAGTGGTCATTGAACTAGAAAACAGCTTCAAATGGAGAGTTACTGACTTCTATGGCCACCCGGACACACATAAAAGGTATGAGTCTTGGAACCTTCTAGCTTTCCTTCATAATCAAATTCAATTACCATGGCTCTGTTTGGGGGATTTTAATTAAATCCTTTGTATGGAGGAGAAATTTGGTGGTGCCACTTGATCCTAACACCAAATGACAGGCTTTAGAAATGTAGTTGATTATTGTGGGTTTCAAGACTTGGGTTATCTTGGACCTAACTTCACCTGGAGTAACATGTAGGAAGGGGATGCTAGAATTTGCTTGACATTAGATAGGGCTTTGGCAACCACGGATTGGATAACAAATTTTGGGATGACAAATGTGCATCACCTTACCAATTCAACATCGGATCACTGTGCTTTAATGTTAGTTGACCTCTCCAAAGTTCACCAACCCCGGGGAAAGCGTTTTCATTTTGAAGCCATGTGGACAAAGAGAGAAGATTGTGAAACAGTCATTGAAACATGCTGGGGCATGGGGAGTTGCCTTGATACCCCTGAAGGCATGACTTAGAATATTTAGGCTTGTACAGCAAAGCTTGCAACCTGGAACTCCATGGTGTATGTGCAGATTCCAAAAAAGCTCCAGGAGAAGAGGAAAACTCTATCCTCCCTATCTCAACTGAATGGTGATGGATCTTTGAGTGTAGAAATTAATAGTCTGAGGAAGGAAATTAATAACTTACTAGATGATGAGGAACTTTACTGGGGGCAAAGATCTAAAGCACATTGGCTAAGAGAGGGAGATAGGAATACAAAGTTCTTCCATGCCCAGGCCTCAGAGAGGAGAAAATAGAATACAATTTCAAGCCTATGGGATCATAATAGAGTCTGGtgtgatgagaaagagagtatAGTCAAAGTTGCTTCATCTTACTTTGAATTCATTTACGCTTCCTCCAACCCGAGCAATATAGATGAAATCACAGTTGTCATACCAACAAGAGTAACAGAGGGGATGAACGTAGAGCTGACTAAAGATTTCACAAAAGAAGAAGTAGTCTCTGCCCTTAAACAAATCCACCCCACAAAAGCATCGGGGCTTGATGGCATTCCTGCTGTGTTCTATTAGAAGTATTGAAGTATTGTGGGGGACAATATGGTCAACATGGTCCTGAATGTGCTAAACCATAACCTTCCAATTGGGGAACTTAATAAAACTAACATTGCCTTTGTCCCGAAAACTAAGAACCCTAAGCGCATGACGGAGTTCAGACCAATCAGCCTATATAATGTGATATACAAGCTCACCTCAAAAACTCTCGCCAATCGCCTTAAAGTTCTCCTCTCGCTACTTATTTCGGAGAATCAAAGTGTTTTCACTTTAGACCGACTCATTACGGACAATGTTTTGGTGGCATTTGAGCTTATGCACTATTTAAACCACAAAAATTCGAGTAAGGACAGCTACATGGCTATTAAGCTAGATATGAGCAAGACGTTTAACCCGGTTGAGTGGAATTTCATCAAAAGTGTAATGGAGAGATTGGGCTTCAATCATAAATGGATTAACTTGATCATGCAGTGCATAATATTAGTCTCATATTCAGTAATCATAAAACTGGGCTACTTATGGGAACATTATCCCTACTAGGGGTCTTCGCCAAGGGGACCCCTTATCTCCTAGCTTGTTCCTCTTGTGTGCTGAAGGTCTATTCAGCCTAATCCAGGGAGCTGCCAGAAACCAGCTCATTAATGGGCTCTTGGTCTGCAGGGGCTGTCCTAAAATAACCCACCTATTTTTCGCAGACGATAGTATTTTATTCAGCAAAGCCGCTAGTGAATGCTGGGAGCTCAAGAAAATACATCGAATTTATGAGGAAGCATCAGGACAAAAGATAAACACAGACAAGtcatcaattttcttttctccaaACACATCCCAAGATACAAAGGATGACACCATTGCCATTTTGGGGCCGATGCAAGACTCTCGCCATTCAAAATATCTTAGACTACCTTCCATAATTGGTAGATCAAAATCATTGGTCTTTGTAGATATAAAACAAAGAGTGGGGCAAAGGCTGGCTGGTTGTAAGGGAAAGCTTCTCTCAATAGGGGGAGGGAAATTTTGATTAAGGCAGTAGCTCAAGCGGTGCCAACCTATACAATGAGCTATTTTCTGCTCCTAAAGGGGCTTTGCGACGACTTAGAGGGCATGATGAGGAActtttggtggggtcaaaagGATTAGGAATCAAAAGTGGCTTGGGTTAGTTGGAGACGGATGTGTAAATCAAAAAGCAAGGGAGGTATGGGCTTTCACAACCTTTAAGCTTTCAATCTCGCAATGCTAGCTAAGCAAGCATGGAGAATTCTAACCAACCCGAATTCTTCGGTGGCTAGAGTGCTTTAAGCTAGATATTTCCCAAGTAGGGATGTCCTCAATGCAAAGCTTGGTACTTCTCCATCTTACTCTTGGAGAAGCATACATAGCAGCCTAAGGGTAATCAAAGAAGGCACTAGATGGAGGGTTGGATATGGGAAGCTCATTCATATTTGGGATGATAAGTGGCTGCCCACCCCTTCTACATATAAGGTcatctctccccccccccccccagcaACTTAGTCGAATACCCAATGGTTTCTGCCCTCATTGATCAAGACATAAGATGGTGGAAGATTGATACCTTTAGAGCTACTTTCCTCCCCTTCGAGGTTGAGACAATACTCAAAATCCCCCTCAGTTATAACCTGTTTGACGATAGCATCATTTGGTTGGGTAACAGGAAAGGTGAATTTACTGTGAAAAGTGCATACCACATTGCCTCAAAGCTGATTGACAATTCAGAGGAAGGAGAGAGTTCAACAGGAGACCCAAAAGCCTCGTTATGGCGAAACTTGTGGCGTTTAAAGctccctacaaaaaaaaaaaaaaaaatgtcttcgCCTGGAGAGCTTGTGTCAATGGTCTCCCTACATTTGAGAACCTTAAGCTCAAAAGTATTAATACTTATGATATTTGTCCTATTTGTGGGAATGCGCCTGAAACTCTCCATCATGCACTCCTTTCTTGTGACTTTACCTGTCAGGTTTGACAGATTTGGCCTAAGAAAGACTTTCTCCCCCCTATGGGTTGTTGGAACTTTTTGGACCCAGCTTTGCACTTCATCTCAGAGGGCTGCTTAGAGGCTttagagtcttttttttttttttgtcactgcCTGGGCTATTTGGTTCAACAGAAACCAAATTCTTCATGACGAACTAGGTTCCAACCCAAAGCAAGTAATGGATATGGGAAGAAGCATCCTGACAGATTTTAAAGAGGCAGCCACATCAAACCCTCCTTCCTCGACGACCTCTCTCTTGTGGATGGTTGAAACCACCCAAtggatattttaaaatcaatgtTGATGGTGCCTTTGCCAACAATGGCAAGAACTCCAGCATTGGGGTCATAATCAGGGATGACAAATGCCACTCTATCGCTGCACTCAACAAAGTCCTTCAAGCTCAATTCTTTGCTGAGGTGGTGGAGATGATGGCCCTTGAGTAAGGAATTCTTTTGGCTCAAGAAATGGAGCTTGCCTAGGTCATTTTTTAGTCTGACACACTTAATGTCATCCAAGCCATCAATGAAGGCAGCACAGGCAGTGCATCAAGCCATCTCATCCAAGGAATCCTTCTTGCTAGAGACACCTTCACTAGTTGCAGCTTTCAACACTTGAAAAGGGACTATAACAGGGTCGCCCATGAGCTTGCCTAGAATGCTAGGCGGAGCAATACCACATCATTATGGAAGGGAGTGAATCCTTCTATGGTTTCCTCCCTAATTCTTATAGAAAGCATGTAATGCAGCTCTGTTTTGCTTATGGTTCTTGCTATCTCTGTTGTATATCAATTTCATCTGttataaaagttattttttcccctcaaaaaaaagaaaaaaagaaagtgctATTCAAACACGCAAATTCAAGCTGAGATAATTTGCAAATTTCAATATTGATTTGTTGAAATTTGCTTTGAGTATAAGTTAAGCTTGGAATCGTAATTAAGTATTATTAAAAAGttcaagtttaattaatttattttttaacaagtttGAATTTATTCTTaatgtaaatattatatttgaGATTTTGTATCCACTAATAAATCCATttgaaagtttatttattatttatttaacttataGTTAAGATGTTCTTAATTGAGTTTACTAAATAgattaagttttgttttttttttttcatatgaaatagctttaagtttttattactattaacTTCTTGGTTGCAgtgaatcatatatatatatatatatgtaaggacTAGATTTGATTCTCAatccaaagagcccaatacaataaactTATAGAGAGTGAGCTAAACAAAACAAGGTTTTAATGAATCATACAGTAATTGTAGTGAGCccagatgaaaagaaaacaagaatgaaACTGTTTTGCACGAAATGAATCGTTGCCGAGGAGACtaaatctttatatatatatatatatatatatatatatatatatatatatgcttcttttgaatttggttacaagtcTTGTTCTTAATgctataatgatttttttttctctacctCACTTCAGATTAGGCTGTCCACGAGTcaggtttgtgcccaacccgaaACCGACCCGAAGGAATTGAGTTTTGGAAAAACTCACCCGCCACCGACTGTCGAAGTAAACGGGTCAGGTGGATCAGACTTCAACGAGTGGCGGATAGATCAGTTGGCGTTAAAGATCTGAGAAAATGGCGAGGAAATTgcgagaaaatgtgagaaaaaccAAGATCCGGCTCAAAATCTATGAGATTTCGCTAGATATAACGGTAATCTCATCGAATTCGATGAGATTTCGCTAGATCCAATCAAATCTCGTCGAATCTACGTGAAATAGCTCCTGAATCCAGGTTTAATCCTTAATTAGAAACCTACCACACTTTAATCCTTAATATGATCtctaatattaaataataataaaaaaggaccCTACACTTTCCACACTGCATATACAGACCAGATAAGTCCAGCACCCAATGGATACCCACCTGCACTAACTCAAAGtactagttttaattttgaatagGTTCCggattacaaattattttataattattttatcatattttaaaggTAGATAGCAATTATTTACATgcgaatttattattattattattattattattattattttttacctaTCACACTTTGCACTGTTAAAAAGTTgctcaaatttttgtaattctaatttttttttcttcttattttcaaatttttggtaAGATAAAAAAGCAGTCATCTTAGCTGTCATGTGTCCTCTAAAtcagagagaaaataaaatgaggCCAAAAGAAATGATGGACCCCACAAATTTTGGTACTTTTGCCGTACTCACATTTTGCACCCAAGTGTCTCTCACCCTCTCTCTTATTTAAATACCCTCTCTGCCTCTCGTTACAAACACAAAGGCTCAGCACCACCACCGCAAGCTCTAAAAGCTAGGCTAGCACAAGCAAACCCACTTCTCAGTTTCTCTTAGctgaagtttttgttttcacaaaacaaaaacaggtATATCACTTAGCTAGTTTTTGCATGGCAGTGAGCTTGTTGGCACACGTGGTAATATCAGACCTCTGTCTTGGCAAGCCAGCCTTGAGGTCCTTACCCATCTCAGCCACCATTGCTGACGCCTTGGCTGCTTTGAGAAACTCTGAAGACAACTTCATCAGCATATGGGACTGTGCTGATCACCACGCTGCTCACTCAGTCTCAGTTAATGTTGGTGGTGATCACCGGAGCTGTACATGTACATGTGTTGGCAAGGTGTGCATGGTAGATGTGATATGCTATCTTTGCAAAGATGACAGCTTGTTGTCTCCTTCTACAGCTCTTAAGGCACCTGTCTCTGCAATCTTGCCAAAGATTCCAGGACTCGTGATGCATTTGGAACCATCTTCAAGGTACTATTCATTGACACTGGTCACAAATTTTGGATCTTTTGTCCATTTTATGTTCTTGATGTTCacaaaatttatctattttttgagtttgtttACTTTTTTCAACGCAAGGACTCATCTGGGTTTTCCTTAAATTTCGATTTTAATGTCCCTATAGGagttttttcatgattttaaatGCTTGATTGAAGTTCATGAGTTGTGTGATTTAGTTCTTTTGCTGAAATTTAAGGGGTGTTCACACTAGTTAggttgttatttttttactaatatattTGTTGATCAAGCAGGGTAGaaaattcattaattatttCATAGATGTAAACCgtttaattttcatttcttcAGTTACAGACAATTCTGATTGAAGTTAAAagttttctatttgattttttccaGACCCATTAAGATAattctcttctttgtttttgtttaatttcaTGAATTAAAAGCATTCTTGTCATTTCCATGTAATATTTCTAGTTTTAATGTAAAATCTGACCCAATTTATCCAAGCCTCCTCTGTTTCTTGCATAACATGGATCTgtgatttttgttctttttcagCTTATTAGAAGCCATTGATCTCATCCTTGAGGGAACCCAGAACCTAGTGGTACCAATACAAACCAGAATAAGCAACTATTCAAGAAGAAAACAGCTTCAAAAGCCATCAACCACAGGGTTTGCAACTACCATCCACAACGGCTTTGAATACTGCTGGCTAACTCAAGAGGACATAATCCGATTCCTCCTCAGCTCCATTGGCCTATTCTCTCCAATTCCAGCACTCTCTATTGACACTCTTGGCATTATCAACACTGACATCTTAGCCATTGACTATCACTCTCCAGCCTCATCAGCAGTAAAATCTATATCACGTTCATTAGCTGAACAAACTTCTGTTGCTGTTGTTGACAGTGAGGGAACTTTGATAGGGGAGATCTCGCCCTTCACGCTCGCCTGCTGCGACGAAACGGTTGCTGCAGCCATCACAACCTTGTCCTCTGGGGACCTAATGGCCTACATTGATTGTGGAGGGCCTCCAGAAGATTTAGTCAGGTTGGTTAAAGCAAGGTTGAAGGAAAAGAATCTAGATGGCATGTTGGAAGCTTATATTCAATCAGCTTATTCAAGTAGCACATCATCTTCATCTGATGATGAGTCTTCATTATCTCCTCCAAGGTCAGGAAAGTATAGCAGGTCTATGAGTTACTCAGCCAGGATGGTGAGGAGGGCAGAGGCAATAGTTTGTCATCCCAAGAGTTCTTTGGTGGCAGTGATGATTCAAGCAATTGCTCATCGTGTGAATTATGTTTGGGTTATTGAGGATGATTGTAGCTTGGTTGGAATTGTCACATTTTGTGAAATGTTAAAGGTTTTCAGGGAACATTTAGGGTCAATGGGTTAGAATGTTTAAGTAAAGTTTTGGGCTCATCCTCATTATCTGGTGGTGGGCTAAAGATGATGGTAGGGGAAAAGGTTAAAAAGCAAGAAAGTGTTGTGAATATGAGACTTTTTTGTTCTTAATATTATTGAAGTTGGGTCTTTGTTTGTATGATTAATTTTGTGTCTGTgtctttttttccctaaatacacattttaatttgcttttggtggggtttgtttttttaatgtttgttaCATGAACAGAAAATTAAGCATAGGCAGAGATTTGAGATCTTTTGTCTCCTTGTTTTCATTTAAAGGTATTTGCCTTTAGTTCATGATTCTGTTTGGATGTTTATATGTCATGTTCTGAGacttgttggctttaattcaaTATATAAATCAAAAGGAGTTATTCTGGGTCTACCATATTATCCACAAGCATGTGGACACAACTGGGTTTCAAAGATTAGAGGAGTTGGTCCAATTCTTCATGATGGCAGCTCATGAGTGGACCAAAGAACTCTAGAACAATCGTTTGTATGTATGTCTGAATATATGCTTAATGATCTAATTTTAACCAACATCTTTGGCAACTGAAGGCAAGGCACAAATGATATCAGGTGGTATGGGAATTCGCATTGAAATTGTATCAACTGGAATTCAGGTGTGAAAACTAGTTGTGTTGCTATTGACCTCACATCAGGCAAATACCACTATTTATATGGTACACCAACATTAACATCCTCCCAATGATGCTTgcctctttttttgggtttatatgGTTAATTAATCTTCTTGTCCAGTTCCCGCGAGGACTATAATCAATCACATCCTTTTagtttcataaaattttagttggaAACGCTCTCTATTTGAAGTCCAATATTAAGTATTGAACAAGATTTAATAGAATTCGGTAATCTCACTTATATGAGATCGATCCAACTACTTGAAGAGCTTAAGAATGTAAGGTCTCTCAAGTCCCATCAGTTGAGCATGTACTTCCTTTATTCCATAGTTCTCCTCTCTGATTCTCAAGAGAGAATCAAACAATAATGAATCTACTTGCTTAAAAATTTTACTGGAAAATTTTTACATATACGTATGGAGCCCGATGTTATTGGCTTATTGTTCTTGGATTCCTGTTTTGAGTAAGCTGGCACATCCCTATCTGCATTTAAAGCAACTGGAAAATTAACATTGAAGCGAAAATGGGAAAAAGAGCAAATCACAAGTTCTAGTATCTGTCTAGAAAAGTCGAAATCTTTTGAAAGCTCTATCAAACACTTTTTACCAAATTGGCAATGGCATCCTAATCAGCATTGGAGCCCATTTTCTTTCTACTAAGTTGGCATCCCCATTAAGCATTGGAGCAACTAAAGGAAAAGCAAATACACTCATCACTCCTTAGTTTAGAAAAGCCAAATGCTTAGCCGTTGTTGGATAAATCCTTAACTTTTGGAATCTAACCTAACATCATTAGGATGCGTAAATCTCTCCTTGTAAGAGTCtgtcttttttactttttattttttattatttacgtGGTCCTAATGGAAGTTAGGTATTGATAATCAATGACAGTTTGTAATATTCCGTAAATGattctcattttcttcttccacGTTGGAGGTGAagacttgaaagttgaaagttgaaagatCCTTCCATTTAAAAACATGAACACTATAGTAGACTTGCAACAAAGAAAACTAAAGCAagcctcccaaaaaaaaaaaaaaaaaaaatcccacataatgagagagagatgtCACAATTTCGCAATGGTTTCCTTTTgaaatattgttaaattttgagAATCAAATCTCAGAATATAACAGAAAAGATTGCAGCAATTTGCCATTCCTATTATTAGTAATGCTTGAATAAGCAAATCTggaattatacataaaataataataataaaaccttaATTGAGAAGGTTTCTTTGCTATCTATATTTTTTCCCTTGTTTTTTAGCTAAAAACTAGTTTGCCAGCTAAAAATCTGTAGCGTGATCGTTCAATTGGGTTTATTGTTCCATTCCTCTTGTAGAtgagactaaaaaaaaaaaaaaaacgtgttgAAAAAccaatcaattgtcatcatCATGCATGGTAGGTCACTTGTTATTGACCATTAGATATTAATTTGTACGGTAAGAGTCAGCTTTCTCGCGTAATCAGCTAAATTAATTTGCAAGATtttaagcataattttttttccagcaAAGATGTGAGAGCATGTgagatttttttagaaagtacCTGTTCTCATATCATGCCAGAACAACAacttttatgtatatatatattttatgagaatTATGGAACTTTATttcaagaagaagagaaatacaAAGCATCTGGAATCAAAATTGATTCAATAATGGGTGAATTTTTCTCtatcaaagttacaaaaaatgTAATTCCCTTGGTGTGTTTTGCCAAAAAATAGGCTGGTTTATTCCCTTGCCGCTTGACGTATTGTAGATGAGTCATTATGAAGTCTTGGAGTCGATGTTGAGTATCAGCAATGAGGTAGAACAACAACTTATTATTTCATGAGATAAAATAAGCTTCAATTAAACCCTccaattttctcaaattttaattaaatgtaaaatatgtggtatttaaaaaacaaatagataACATATGTATTATGTCGCATATCCagctaaaaataaaagagaatcGGAGGAATCAAATGAACGgggtcttttttatttttcaatttttggtgGGGGATTGATTCTATTTCTACCACTAATTGCAACTCATTAGTCTTTTTTATTGGTGggcaaaatttgaatttagtaAGACGTCTCTTTTGACTACTGACAAAAATATACTAT from Castanea sativa cultivar Marrone di Chiusa Pesio chromosome 6, ASM4071231v1 includes:
- the LOC142641441 gene encoding CBS domain-containing protein CBSX5, which encodes MAVSLLAHVVISDLCLGKPALRSLPISATIADALAALRNSEDNFISIWDCADHHAAHSVSVNVGGDHRSCTCTCVGKVCMVDVICYLCKDDSLLSPSTALKAPVSAILPKIPGLVMHLEPSSSLLEAIDLILEGTQNLVVPIQTRISNYSRRKQLQKPSTTGFATTIHNGFEYCWLTQEDIIRFLLSSIGLFSPIPALSIDTLGIINTDILAIDYHSPASSAVKSISRSLAEQTSVAVVDSEGTLIGEISPFTLACCDETVAAAITTLSSGDLMAYIDCGGPPEDLVRLVKARLKEKNLDGMLEAYIQSAYSSSTSSSSDDESSLSPPRSGKYSRSMSYSARMVRRAEAIVCHPKSSLVAVMIQAIAHRVNYVWVIEDDCSLVGIVTFCEMLKVFREHLGSMG